A part of Lagopus muta isolate bLagMut1 chromosome 26, bLagMut1 primary, whole genome shotgun sequence genomic DNA contains:
- the ARRDC2 gene encoding arrestin domain-containing protein 2 isoform X3, with protein sequence MLFDRLKRFLIVLEGAERGSPAAFSPGQAVVGRVVLELAGAARCGALRLRALGAARVHWTESRSAGSSTAYTQSYSDQVEFLNNRPPSFLPTDNGEVTVLQAGRHEFPFTFQLPETLATSFEGKHGSVRYWVKAKLHRPWATVKKVKKEFTVIEPIDINTPALLAPQAGAKEKLARAWYCNRGQVSVTAKIDRKGYTPGEVIPIFAEIDNCTNRAVVPKAAIIQTQTFIARGTKKQKKSVVTSIVGDSIAAGKREVWHGRALKIPPVGPSILQCRIIQVEYALKVCVDIPGTSKLLLELPLVIGTIPLHPFGSRTSSVSSQYSITLDWLSSIPEQPEAPPDYSAVVPSPTAEQSLAPPCRSELGAVLEGPFFTYIQEFRFRPPPLYSEIDPNPPSDGIRPRCMTC encoded by the exons ATGCTGTTCGATCGCCTCAAGCGCTTCCTGATCGTGCTGGAGGGCGCGGAGCGGGGATCGCCGGCCGCCTTCAGCCCGGGGCAGGCGGTGGTGGGGCGCGTGGTGCTGGAGCTGGCGGGGGCCGCGCGCTGCGGGGCGCTCCGGTTGCGGGCGCTCGGAGCCGCCCGCGTCCACTGGACCGAATCGCGCAGCGCCGGTTCCAGCACCGCCTACACGCAGAGCTACAGCGATCAGGTGGAGTTCCTCA ATAATCGCCCTCCGTCTTTTCTGCCCACAGATAACGGCGAAGTCACCGtcctgcaggcaggaaggcacGAGTTCCCCTTCACCTTCCAGCTCCCAGA GACCCTGGCGACGTCCTTCGAGGGCAAACATGGCAGCGTGCGCTACTGGGTGAAGGCCAAGCTGCACCGGCCCTGGGCCACGGTGAAAAAGGTGAAGAAGGAGTTCACCGTCATCGAACCCATCGACATCAACACCCCTGCGCTGCTG GCTCCCCAGGCGGGTGCTAAGGAGAAACTCGCCCGCGCCTGGTACTGCAATCGTGGCCAGGTCTCAGTGACTGCCAAGATCGACCGCAAAGGCTACACCCCCG GTGAGGTCATCCCTATCTTTGCTGAGATTGACAACTGCACCAACCGGGCGGTGGTGCCCAAAGCAGCCATCATTCAGACTCAGACCTTCATCGCTCGGGGCACCAAGAAGCAGAAGAAGTCAGTGGTGACCAGCATCGTCGGGGACTCCATCGCTGCGGGGAAGCGCGAGGTGTGGCATGGGCGGGCGCTGAAGATCCCTCCGGTGGGGCCGTCCATCCTGCAGTGCCGCATCATCCAAGTGGAATATGCCCTGAAG GTCTGTGTGGATATTCCTGGCACATCCAAGCTGCTCCTGGAGCTGCCGCTCGTCATCGGGACGATCCCACTGCATCCGTTTGGCAGCCGCACGTCCAGCGTCAGCAGTCAGTACAGCATCACCCTGGACTGGCTGAGCAGCATCCCCGAGCAGCCTGAAG ccCCCCCCGATTACTCAGCGGTGgtgcccagccccacagccgAGCAGAGCCTGGCCCCGCCGTGCCGCAGTGAGCTCGGGGCTGTTCTGGAAGGGCCCTTCTTCACCTACATCCAGGAGTTCCGCTTCCGACCGCCTCCACTCTACTCTGAG ATCGACCCGAACCCACCTTCAGACGGCATCCGCCCGCGCTGCATgacctgctga
- the ARRDC2 gene encoding arrestin domain-containing protein 2 isoform X1 — MLFDRLKRFLIVLEGAERGSPAAFSPGQAVVGRVVLELAGAARCGALRLRALGAARVHWTESRSAGSSTAYTQSYSDQVEFLSHRDTLLAPPDNGEVTVLQAGRHEFPFTFQLPETLATSFEGKHGSVRYWVKAKLHRPWATVKKVKKEFTVIEPIDINTPALLAPQAGAKEKLARAWYCNRGQVSVTAKIDRKGYTPGEVIPIFAEIDNCTNRAVVPKAAIIQTQTFIARGTKKQKKSVVTSIVGDSIAAGKREVWHGRALKIPPVGPSILQCRIIQVEYALKVCVDIPGTSKLLLELPLVIGTIPLHPFGSRTSSVSSQYSITLDWLSSIPEQPEAPPDYSAVVPSPTAEQSLAPPCRSELGAVLEGPFFTYIQEFRFRPPPLYSEIDPNPPSDGIRPRCMTC, encoded by the exons ATGCTGTTCGATCGCCTCAAGCGCTTCCTGATCGTGCTGGAGGGCGCGGAGCGGGGATCGCCGGCCGCCTTCAGCCCGGGGCAGGCGGTGGTGGGGCGCGTGGTGCTGGAGCTGGCGGGGGCCGCGCGCTGCGGGGCGCTCCGGTTGCGGGCGCTCGGAGCCGCCCGCGTCCACTGGACCGAATCGCGCAGCGCCGGTTCCAGCACCGCCTACACGCAGAGCTACAGCGATCAGGTGGAGTTCCTCAGCCACCGCGACACGCTGCTGGCGCCGCCAG ATAACGGCGAAGTCACCGtcctgcaggcaggaaggcacGAGTTCCCCTTCACCTTCCAGCTCCCAGA GACCCTGGCGACGTCCTTCGAGGGCAAACATGGCAGCGTGCGCTACTGGGTGAAGGCCAAGCTGCACCGGCCCTGGGCCACGGTGAAAAAGGTGAAGAAGGAGTTCACCGTCATCGAACCCATCGACATCAACACCCCTGCGCTGCTG GCTCCCCAGGCGGGTGCTAAGGAGAAACTCGCCCGCGCCTGGTACTGCAATCGTGGCCAGGTCTCAGTGACTGCCAAGATCGACCGCAAAGGCTACACCCCCG GTGAGGTCATCCCTATCTTTGCTGAGATTGACAACTGCACCAACCGGGCGGTGGTGCCCAAAGCAGCCATCATTCAGACTCAGACCTTCATCGCTCGGGGCACCAAGAAGCAGAAGAAGTCAGTGGTGACCAGCATCGTCGGGGACTCCATCGCTGCGGGGAAGCGCGAGGTGTGGCATGGGCGGGCGCTGAAGATCCCTCCGGTGGGGCCGTCCATCCTGCAGTGCCGCATCATCCAAGTGGAATATGCCCTGAAG GTCTGTGTGGATATTCCTGGCACATCCAAGCTGCTCCTGGAGCTGCCGCTCGTCATCGGGACGATCCCACTGCATCCGTTTGGCAGCCGCACGTCCAGCGTCAGCAGTCAGTACAGCATCACCCTGGACTGGCTGAGCAGCATCCCCGAGCAGCCTGAAG ccCCCCCCGATTACTCAGCGGTGgtgcccagccccacagccgAGCAGAGCCTGGCCCCGCCGTGCCGCAGTGAGCTCGGGGCTGTTCTGGAAGGGCCCTTCTTCACCTACATCCAGGAGTTCCGCTTCCGACCGCCTCCACTCTACTCTGAG ATCGACCCGAACCCACCTTCAGACGGCATCCGCCCGCGCTGCATgacctgctga
- the IL12RB1 gene encoding interleukin-12 receptor subunit beta-1 isoform X2 — protein sequence MERGGVPALRWLLLALALPARGGQASSTTPSPHEPGCDSLHTGAPDPPPGLSCFRRCSSGPFTCSWPPQGPAGSTTYILVLCYVSRQLCQQHDAGTATLRTLKQHQVYVRTNATAWVEARWGQHLERSPNVTLHLDEAVKLDPPSHGTSFTKANGRLELRLPRPQCHHKERPPPRREARFRRVGDGSWMQVMCETGKGEDEDDPVTCELGGTAAFEVQLRHRTQHWSSHWSDWSPSIFIPEEILESPALSFRLGHLGRNGQRLLQLGWQRARAAQGDVSYTLRAHMPECSCAEEDEVVLGAEETEYNLTLCGAAYEIVLTATNAAGSSPARRLQVPAEQHTELSFQNISSVGTMVTARWEAPTRGFAFCSERQRTPGAPQPGRCVQEEFLARSSHWQAGTAAPRAPTPSCWLRPRGDGAAPHVGPLEAPACYRLAVHGRGAEQDWATFALQHHFVGNTSLAASVRINASADAAVLLWEPSLRAACPGALLGYRVCHAAEGDNVTYGDVDASASRYALRDLKPGTAYRVGIQEVAAGGGGSCSARWHFQTTALGGAVWSSNLKYLGISLGIPAAALIYQLSKKRLHGMLFPPLPKPTGSEALRFSASEMSQNKPWKSFLEPSEQLSPGELLVMELSPEKEAAASPRPHTPQLSPKEPMEPLQPHCKMELPFTYRRQEVLDPEPGRSGGLGEVPTCGPTAAEEGAGSWGLSQALPPLVLLKPISPQDQEGVGLLQEKAVP from the exons ATGGAGCGCGGAGGGGTCCCGGCGCTGCGGTGGCTGCTGCTGGCGTTGGCGCTGCCGGCGCGGGGCG GTCAAGCAAGCTCCACTACCCCAAGCCCCCACGAGCCCGGGTGTGACTCCCTACACACAGGTGCCCCCGATCCCCCCCCCGGGCTCTCCTGCTTCAGGCGCTGCAGCTCTGGCCCCTTCACCTGCTCCTGGCCACCCCAGGGCCCCGCTGGCAGCACCACCTACATCCTTGTGCTCTG CTATGTGAGCcggcagctgtgccagcagcacgATGCGGGCACCGCCACGCTGCGCACCCTGAAGCAGCACCAAGTTTATGTCCGTACCAACGCCACAGCCTGGGTGGAGGCGCGCTGGGGACAGCATCTGGAGCGCAGCCCCAACGTCACGCTGCACCTCGACGAGGCCG tgAAGCTGGATCCCCCTTCCCATGGGACGTCCTTCACTAAGGCCAATGGGCGCCTGGAGCTGAGGCTGCCACGGCCGCAGTGTCACCACAAGGAGCGGCCGCCGCCACGCAGGGAGGCTCGATTCCGCCGGGTGGGTGATGGCAGCTGGATGCAG GTGATGTGTGAGACAGGGAAGGGTGAGGATGAAGATGACCCAG TGACCTGCGAGCTGGGGGGAACTGCTGCCTTTGAGGTGCAGCTCCGGCACAGGACGCAGCACTGGAGCAGCCACTGGAGCGACTGGAGCCCATCCATCTTCATCCCTGAGG AGATCCTGGAGAGCCCCGCACTGAGCTTCAGGCTGGGACACCTCGGGAGAAACGGGCAGAGGCTGCTACAGCTGGGCTGGCAG CGCGCCCGCGCGGCACAGGGGGACGTCAGCTACACACTGCGTGCCCACATGCCGGAGTGCAGCTGCGCCGAGGAGGACGAGGTGGTGCTGGGGGCGGAGGAGACAGAGTACAACCTCACGCTCTGCGGGGCTGCATACGAGATCGTGCTGACGGCCACCAACGCCGCAGGAAGCAGCCCTGCACGGCGGCTGCAGGTGCCGGCGGAGCAGCACACGG AGCTCAGCTTCCAGAACATCAGCTCTGTGGGCACCATGGTGACCGCACGCTGGGAGGCACCAACGCGAGGCTTCGCCTTCTGCTCCGAGCGGCAGCGGACGCCGGGAGCCCCACAGCCGGGGCGCTGCGTGCAGGAGGAGTTCCTCGCACGCAGCTCCCACTGGCAGGCAGGCACGGCAGCGCCCCGAGCCCCAACGCCCTCCTGCTGGCTGCGGCCACGCGGTGACGGTGCCGCTCCTCACGTAGGGCCGCTGGAAGCGCCGGCGTGTTACCGGCTCGCCGTGCACGGCCGCGGCGCAGAGCAGGACTGGGCCACCTTCGCTCTGCAGCATCACTTCGTCGGCAACA CCTCGTTGGCCGCCTCTGTCCGCATCAACGCCAGCGCCGATGCCGCCGTGCTGCTCTGGGAGCCGTCCCTACGCGCTGCTTGCCCCGGGGCGCTGCTGGGGTACCGCGTGTGCCACGCTGCTGAAGGGGACAACGTGACGT ATGGCGACGTGGACGCATCAGCATCGCGATACGCGCTGCGAGACCTGAAACCGGGCACCGCCTACAGGGTGGGCATCCAGGAggtggcggcgggcggcgggggctCCTGCAGTGCTCGGTGGCACTTCCAGACCACGGCGCTGG GTGGAGCGGTGTGGAGCTCCAACCTGAAGTACCTGGGCATCTCGCTGGGGATCCCAGCTGCCGCCCTCATCTACCAGCTGAGCAAGAAGAG GCTCCACGGGATGCTCTTCCCTCCCCTGCCCAAACCTACCGGCAGCGAAGCCCTCCGGTTCTCAGCCAGTGAGATGAGCCAG AACAAGCCCTGGAAGAGCTTCCTGGAGCCCTCGGAGCAGCTCAGCCCCGGGGAGTTGCTGGTAATGGAGCTGAGCCCTGAAAAGGAGGCAGCCGCCAGCCCGCGGCCCCACAcaccacagctcagccccaaaGAACCGATGGAGCCACTGCAGCCACACTGCAAGATGGAGCTGCCCTTCACGTACCGGCGGCAGGAGGTGCTGGACCCGGAGCCAGGGAGGTcaggggggctgggggaggtCCCCACCTGTGgccccacagctgcagaggagggcgcagggagctgggggctgagcCAGGCACTGCCACCTCTTGTGCTGCTCAAACCCATCTCCCCACAGGATCAGGAgggtgtggggctgctgcaggagaaggCGGTGCCTTAG
- the IL12RB1 gene encoding interleukin-12 receptor subunit beta-1 isoform X3 → MERGGVPALRWLLLALALPARGGQASSTTPSPHEPGCDSLHTGAPDPPPGLSCFRRCSSGPFTCSWPPQGPAGSTTYILVLCYVSRQLCQQHDAGTATLRTLKQHQVYVRTNATAWVEARWGQHLERSPNVTLHLDEAGECWGPGRAAGCSGHHSCAVPAVKLDPPSHGTSFTKANGRLELRLPRPQCHHKERPPPRREARFRRVGDGSWMQVMCETGKGEDEDDPVTCELGGTAAFEVQLRHRTQHWSSHWSDWSPSIFIPEEILESPALSFRLGHLGRNGQRLLQLGWQRARAAQGDVSYTLRAHMPECSCAEEDEVVLGAEETEYNLTLCGAAYEIVLTATNAAGSSPARRLQVPAEQHTELSFQNISSVGTMVTARWEAPTRGFAFCSERQRTPGAPQPGRCVQEEFLARSSHWQAGPLEAPACYRLAVHGRGAEQDWATFALQHHFVGNTSLAASVRINASADAAVLLWEPSLRAACPGALLGYRVCHAAEGDNVTYGDVDASASRYALRDLKPGTAYRVGIQEVAAGGGGSCSARWHFQTTALGGAVWSSNLKYLGISLGIPAAALIYQLSKKRLHGMLFPPLPKPTGSEALRFSASEMSQNKPWKSFLEPSEQLSPGELLVMELSPEKEAAASPRPHTPQLSPKEPMEPLQPHCKMELPFTYRRQEVLDPEPGRSGGLGEVPTCGPTAAEEGAGSWGLSQALPPLVLLKPISPQDQEGVGLLQEKAVP, encoded by the exons ATGGAGCGCGGAGGGGTCCCGGCGCTGCGGTGGCTGCTGCTGGCGTTGGCGCTGCCGGCGCGGGGCG GTCAAGCAAGCTCCACTACCCCAAGCCCCCACGAGCCCGGGTGTGACTCCCTACACACAGGTGCCCCCGATCCCCCCCCCGGGCTCTCCTGCTTCAGGCGCTGCAGCTCTGGCCCCTTCACCTGCTCCTGGCCACCCCAGGGCCCCGCTGGCAGCACCACCTACATCCTTGTGCTCTG CTATGTGAGCcggcagctgtgccagcagcacgATGCGGGCACCGCCACGCTGCGCACCCTGAAGCAGCACCAAGTTTATGTCCGTACCAACGCCACAGCCTGGGTGGAGGCGCGCTGGGGACAGCATCTGGAGCGCAGCCCCAACGTCACGCTGCACCTCGACGAGGCCGGTGAGTGCTGGGGACCAGGCAGGGCGGCGGGCTGCAGTGGtcaccacagctgtgctgtccctgcagtgAAGCTGGATCCCCCTTCCCATGGGACGTCCTTCACTAAGGCCAATGGGCGCCTGGAGCTGAGGCTGCCACGGCCGCAGTGTCACCACAAGGAGCGGCCGCCGCCACGCAGGGAGGCTCGATTCCGCCGGGTGGGTGATGGCAGCTGGATGCAG GTGATGTGTGAGACAGGGAAGGGTGAGGATGAAGATGACCCAG TGACCTGCGAGCTGGGGGGAACTGCTGCCTTTGAGGTGCAGCTCCGGCACAGGACGCAGCACTGGAGCAGCCACTGGAGCGACTGGAGCCCATCCATCTTCATCCCTGAGG AGATCCTGGAGAGCCCCGCACTGAGCTTCAGGCTGGGACACCTCGGGAGAAACGGGCAGAGGCTGCTACAGCTGGGCTGGCAG CGCGCCCGCGCGGCACAGGGGGACGTCAGCTACACACTGCGTGCCCACATGCCGGAGTGCAGCTGCGCCGAGGAGGACGAGGTGGTGCTGGGGGCGGAGGAGACAGAGTACAACCTCACGCTCTGCGGGGCTGCATACGAGATCGTGCTGACGGCCACCAACGCCGCAGGAAGCAGCCCTGCACGGCGGCTGCAGGTGCCGGCGGAGCAGCACACGG AGCTCAGCTTCCAGAACATCAGCTCTGTGGGCACCATGGTGACCGCACGCTGGGAGGCACCAACGCGAGGCTTCGCCTTCTGCTCCGAGCGGCAGCGGACGCCGGGAGCCCCACAGCCGGGGCGCTGCGTGCAGGAGGAGTTCCTCGCACGCAGCTCCCACTGGCAGGCAG GGCCGCTGGAAGCGCCGGCGTGTTACCGGCTCGCCGTGCACGGCCGCGGCGCAGAGCAGGACTGGGCCACCTTCGCTCTGCAGCATCACTTCGTCGGCAACA CCTCGTTGGCCGCCTCTGTCCGCATCAACGCCAGCGCCGATGCCGCCGTGCTGCTCTGGGAGCCGTCCCTACGCGCTGCTTGCCCCGGGGCGCTGCTGGGGTACCGCGTGTGCCACGCTGCTGAAGGGGACAACGTGACGT ATGGCGACGTGGACGCATCAGCATCGCGATACGCGCTGCGAGACCTGAAACCGGGCACCGCCTACAGGGTGGGCATCCAGGAggtggcggcgggcggcgggggctCCTGCAGTGCTCGGTGGCACTTCCAGACCACGGCGCTGG GTGGAGCGGTGTGGAGCTCCAACCTGAAGTACCTGGGCATCTCGCTGGGGATCCCAGCTGCCGCCCTCATCTACCAGCTGAGCAAGAAGAG GCTCCACGGGATGCTCTTCCCTCCCCTGCCCAAACCTACCGGCAGCGAAGCCCTCCGGTTCTCAGCCAGTGAGATGAGCCAG AACAAGCCCTGGAAGAGCTTCCTGGAGCCCTCGGAGCAGCTCAGCCCCGGGGAGTTGCTGGTAATGGAGCTGAGCCCTGAAAAGGAGGCAGCCGCCAGCCCGCGGCCCCACAcaccacagctcagccccaaaGAACCGATGGAGCCACTGCAGCCACACTGCAAGATGGAGCTGCCCTTCACGTACCGGCGGCAGGAGGTGCTGGACCCGGAGCCAGGGAGGTcaggggggctgggggaggtCCCCACCTGTGgccccacagctgcagaggagggcgcagggagctgggggctgagcCAGGCACTGCCACCTCTTGTGCTGCTCAAACCCATCTCCCCACAGGATCAGGAgggtgtggggctgctgcaggagaaggCGGTGCCTTAG
- the IL12RB1 gene encoding interleukin-12 receptor subunit beta-1 isoform X1, whose amino-acid sequence MERGGVPALRWLLLALALPARGGQASSTTPSPHEPGCDSLHTGAPDPPPGLSCFRRCSSGPFTCSWPPQGPAGSTTYILVLCYVSRQLCQQHDAGTATLRTLKQHQVYVRTNATAWVEARWGQHLERSPNVTLHLDEAGECWGPGRAAGCSGHHSCAVPAVKLDPPSHGTSFTKANGRLELRLPRPQCHHKERPPPRREARFRRVGDGSWMQVMCETGKGEDEDDPVTCELGGTAAFEVQLRHRTQHWSSHWSDWSPSIFIPEEILESPALSFRLGHLGRNGQRLLQLGWQRARAAQGDVSYTLRAHMPECSCAEEDEVVLGAEETEYNLTLCGAAYEIVLTATNAAGSSPARRLQVPAEQHTELSFQNISSVGTMVTARWEAPTRGFAFCSERQRTPGAPQPGRCVQEEFLARSSHWQAGTAAPRAPTPSCWLRPRGDGAAPHVGPLEAPACYRLAVHGRGAEQDWATFALQHHFVGNTSLAASVRINASADAAVLLWEPSLRAACPGALLGYRVCHAAEGDNVTYGDVDASASRYALRDLKPGTAYRVGIQEVAAGGGGSCSARWHFQTTALGGAVWSSNLKYLGISLGIPAAALIYQLSKKRLHGMLFPPLPKPTGSEALRFSASEMSQNKPWKSFLEPSEQLSPGELLVMELSPEKEAAASPRPHTPQLSPKEPMEPLQPHCKMELPFTYRRQEVLDPEPGRSGGLGEVPTCGPTAAEEGAGSWGLSQALPPLVLLKPISPQDQEGVGLLQEKAVP is encoded by the exons ATGGAGCGCGGAGGGGTCCCGGCGCTGCGGTGGCTGCTGCTGGCGTTGGCGCTGCCGGCGCGGGGCG GTCAAGCAAGCTCCACTACCCCAAGCCCCCACGAGCCCGGGTGTGACTCCCTACACACAGGTGCCCCCGATCCCCCCCCCGGGCTCTCCTGCTTCAGGCGCTGCAGCTCTGGCCCCTTCACCTGCTCCTGGCCACCCCAGGGCCCCGCTGGCAGCACCACCTACATCCTTGTGCTCTG CTATGTGAGCcggcagctgtgccagcagcacgATGCGGGCACCGCCACGCTGCGCACCCTGAAGCAGCACCAAGTTTATGTCCGTACCAACGCCACAGCCTGGGTGGAGGCGCGCTGGGGACAGCATCTGGAGCGCAGCCCCAACGTCACGCTGCACCTCGACGAGGCCGGTGAGTGCTGGGGACCAGGCAGGGCGGCGGGCTGCAGTGGtcaccacagctgtgctgtccctgcagtgAAGCTGGATCCCCCTTCCCATGGGACGTCCTTCACTAAGGCCAATGGGCGCCTGGAGCTGAGGCTGCCACGGCCGCAGTGTCACCACAAGGAGCGGCCGCCGCCACGCAGGGAGGCTCGATTCCGCCGGGTGGGTGATGGCAGCTGGATGCAG GTGATGTGTGAGACAGGGAAGGGTGAGGATGAAGATGACCCAG TGACCTGCGAGCTGGGGGGAACTGCTGCCTTTGAGGTGCAGCTCCGGCACAGGACGCAGCACTGGAGCAGCCACTGGAGCGACTGGAGCCCATCCATCTTCATCCCTGAGG AGATCCTGGAGAGCCCCGCACTGAGCTTCAGGCTGGGACACCTCGGGAGAAACGGGCAGAGGCTGCTACAGCTGGGCTGGCAG CGCGCCCGCGCGGCACAGGGGGACGTCAGCTACACACTGCGTGCCCACATGCCGGAGTGCAGCTGCGCCGAGGAGGACGAGGTGGTGCTGGGGGCGGAGGAGACAGAGTACAACCTCACGCTCTGCGGGGCTGCATACGAGATCGTGCTGACGGCCACCAACGCCGCAGGAAGCAGCCCTGCACGGCGGCTGCAGGTGCCGGCGGAGCAGCACACGG AGCTCAGCTTCCAGAACATCAGCTCTGTGGGCACCATGGTGACCGCACGCTGGGAGGCACCAACGCGAGGCTTCGCCTTCTGCTCCGAGCGGCAGCGGACGCCGGGAGCCCCACAGCCGGGGCGCTGCGTGCAGGAGGAGTTCCTCGCACGCAGCTCCCACTGGCAGGCAGGCACGGCAGCGCCCCGAGCCCCAACGCCCTCCTGCTGGCTGCGGCCACGCGGTGACGGTGCCGCTCCTCACGTAGGGCCGCTGGAAGCGCCGGCGTGTTACCGGCTCGCCGTGCACGGCCGCGGCGCAGAGCAGGACTGGGCCACCTTCGCTCTGCAGCATCACTTCGTCGGCAACA CCTCGTTGGCCGCCTCTGTCCGCATCAACGCCAGCGCCGATGCCGCCGTGCTGCTCTGGGAGCCGTCCCTACGCGCTGCTTGCCCCGGGGCGCTGCTGGGGTACCGCGTGTGCCACGCTGCTGAAGGGGACAACGTGACGT ATGGCGACGTGGACGCATCAGCATCGCGATACGCGCTGCGAGACCTGAAACCGGGCACCGCCTACAGGGTGGGCATCCAGGAggtggcggcgggcggcgggggctCCTGCAGTGCTCGGTGGCACTTCCAGACCACGGCGCTGG GTGGAGCGGTGTGGAGCTCCAACCTGAAGTACCTGGGCATCTCGCTGGGGATCCCAGCTGCCGCCCTCATCTACCAGCTGAGCAAGAAGAG GCTCCACGGGATGCTCTTCCCTCCCCTGCCCAAACCTACCGGCAGCGAAGCCCTCCGGTTCTCAGCCAGTGAGATGAGCCAG AACAAGCCCTGGAAGAGCTTCCTGGAGCCCTCGGAGCAGCTCAGCCCCGGGGAGTTGCTGGTAATGGAGCTGAGCCCTGAAAAGGAGGCAGCCGCCAGCCCGCGGCCCCACAcaccacagctcagccccaaaGAACCGATGGAGCCACTGCAGCCACACTGCAAGATGGAGCTGCCCTTCACGTACCGGCGGCAGGAGGTGCTGGACCCGGAGCCAGGGAGGTcaggggggctgggggaggtCCCCACCTGTGgccccacagctgcagaggagggcgcagggagctgggggctgagcCAGGCACTGCCACCTCTTGTGCTGCTCAAACCCATCTCCCCACAGGATCAGGAgggtgtggggctgctgcaggagaaggCGGTGCCTTAG